Proteins from a genomic interval of Arachis hypogaea cultivar Tifrunner chromosome 10, arahy.Tifrunner.gnm2.J5K5, whole genome shotgun sequence:
- the LOC112715043 gene encoding uncharacterized protein isoform X1 — translation MPASPVMRYSPGREPRTDGHKRGRSLEGGLLLREKDDDLALFSEMQTRERENFLLQLSDDLEDSFPTKLRHFSDVNLGISIPGRGQTSDLLNADGDKNDYDWLLTPPDTPLFPSLDDEQPPLNIPSRGRPQSKPISISRSSTMEKSYRSSRGSASPNRASPNRASPNRLSPSPRSGANTLQSRGRPSSLPNSSPTPISQYGTPSRRPSPPPNKPMTPASRSSITTPRRMSTGSSGHVVSSGKRGTSPVKTNRGNSASPKIRAWQTNIPGFSSEAPPNLRTSLADRPSSYVRGSSPASRNGRGSSPASRNGRGSSPASRNGRGSSPAFSRQSMSPTASRSSSSFYSHDRDQFSSLSKGSVASSGDDDLDSLQSIPVGSLDTLDSRRAGSFSTNRTPTFSKKSARIVSPNSAPKRSSFDSAFRQMDRKSPQNMFRPLLSSVPSTTFYVGKGNSAQRSLVSRNSSVTTSSNASSDQGTGFALDIEGSDHNQDDMASETDKILYPDIHEEVFAFDKIDKLNANVEHQTNTEAIDVVHNETRGLKVLGSTVSPEPVYHGGIDIVVNEGSEASLLMGDNSETGSFENTAICSHCGCSYEAPDEVEKNIGICPECRKKTRVLKAIILETALTVPEDSSGISRNRPEEEEASATTSSSNVTSKLPQETDAVNLRFPHGEQEAEESQTSCSEQIQDHSQSRSLVGSLTQVDGQVSTTPLEMNQSEVDCKSHEEFGDQQLNNSEQPNLKVDFTEGAGISVLLKRSNSHKGTVIQGRSFSASRISYDDLSFSRDSVTSIRSSTRQGSCSASSSVDFSSTRQTEFRGQRQLSSRKLDVDCGYDLRIKAPSAGSSFSGTSNHSHHGLDLATHDNYRKTECRSVEDTSQVLQERLASENAVTDVIDASSIRSIVEENKFEIDDEGRVKSASESLSQTAGVQSEDNSVASFPNIRDCISHENVEDHQDTERSVPNTETLVKVSESSFDEKEDVQDSFFATNSSTITETEIEGNSENNTGTVNEDLSQLSKSFPDEFQEPRAQNPSDDCVTASVSEMNASDYSHGIEGSTVTVECQGPGNTRSLTLEEATDTILFCSSIVHDLAYQAATMAMEKEFSDPFEGSEPTVTVLGKPNSDRKETRSRTIGKRSLKSHKAAARQRKLETDVKPPPGKITENDENINEPFMRNVGIPNEVDSTKPPPKLESKCNCIIM, via the exons ATGCCGGCCTCCCCAGTGATGAGATACTCTCCTGGGAGGGAGCCAAGAACAGATGGTCACAAGCGGGGCCGCAGCCTCGAAGGAGGATTGCTCTTAAGGGAGAAAGATGACGATCTTGCTTTGTTTAGTGAAATGCAGACCAGAGAAAGGGAGAATTTTTTGCTTCAACTGTCCGACGACTTGGAAGACTCATTCC CTACCAAGTTGAGACATTTTTCTGATGTCAACCTTGGAATCTCCATTCCGGGTCGAGGTCAAACTAGTGACTTGCTTAATGCTGATGGCGACAAGAATGACTATGATTG GTTATTGACACCCCCAGACACACCACTGTTTCCTTCATTAGATGATGAACAACCACCATTGAATATTCCCAGCAGAGGAAGGCCTCAGAGTAAACCTATTTCCATATCAAGATCTTCTACG ATGGAGAAAAGTTATAGAAGCAGTAGGGGCAGTGCAAGCCCTAATCGTGCAAGTCCTAATCGTGCAAGTCCAAATCGTTTAAGTCCCTCCCCTCGTTCTGGAGCTAACACACTGCAATCAAGGGGAAGGCCATCGTCATTGCCAAATTCCAGTCCAACCCCAATTTCACAGTATGGGACTCCGTCTAGAAGACCATCTCCACCACCAAATAAACCCATGACACCTGCTTCTAGGTCTTCCATTACTACTCCCCGGAGGATGAGTACCGGCTCTAGTGGTCATGTAGTCTCATCGGGGAAGAGGGGGACTTCACCAGTGAAGACAAATCGTGGAAATTCTGCATCACCAAAAATAAGGGCATGGCAAACTAATATTCCTGGATTCTCTTCTGAAGCACCTCCCAATCTTCGTACATCATTGGCCGATCGACCTTCATCATATGTGAGGGGTTCATCTCCGGCATCCAGAAACGGTAGGGGTTCATCTCCGGCATCCAGAAATGGTAGGGGTTCATCTCCGGCATCCAGAAATGGTAGGGGTTCATCTCCAGCATTCAGTAGGCAATCGATGTCACCAACTGCTTCTAGGAGCAGTAGCTCGTTTTATAGTCATGATCGAGATCAGTTTAGCTCACTGAGCAAAGGTTCTGTGGCATCATCTGGAGATGATGATCTAGACTCTTTGCAGTCCATCCCAGTGGGTAGCTTAGACACACTGGATTCCCGAAGGGCTGGTTCATTTTCAACAAACAGAACTCCTACCTTTTCCAAGAAATCAGCCAGGATTGTTTCCCCTAATTCTGCTCCTAAAAGATCATCATTTGACTCTGCTTTCCGGCAAATG GATAGAAAAAGTCCTCAAAACATGTTCCGGCCACTTTTATCAAGTGTTCCAAGTACAACCTTTTATGTTGGAAAAGGAAATTCAGCCCAACGCTCCCTTGTATCTAGGAATTCCTCTGTCACTACTAGCAGCAACGCAAGCTCTGATCAAGGTACAGGTTTTGCACTAGATATTGAAGGGAGTGACCACAATCAAGATGATATGGCTAGTGAAACTGACAAGATACTATACCCTGATATTCATGAAGAAGTGTTTGCCTTtgataaaattgataaattaaatGCCAATGTTGAGCATCAGACCAATACAGAAGCAATTGATGTCGTGCACAACGAAACTAGAGGACTTAAGGTTCTTGGTTCAACTGTATCTCCAGAGCCTGTTTATCATGGTGGTATTGACATTGTAGTCAATGAAGGCTCAGAAGCTTCCCTCCTCATGGGTGACAATTCTGAAACTGGTAGTTTCGAAAATACAGCAATCTGTTCTCATTGTGGTTGCTCTTACGAGGCACCGGATGAAGTTGAGAAGAATATTGGGATTTGTCCAGAATGCAGAAAGAAGACCAGAGTTTTGAAAGCCATCATACTTGAGACAGCTTTGACTGTACCCGAAGATTCTTCAGGAATTTCTAGAAACAggcctgaagaagaagaagcatcagCTACAACAAGCTCATCAAATGTTACTTCTAAACTGCCACAAGAAACTGATGCAGTTAATTTGAGGTTTCCCCATGGTGAACAGGAAGCTGAGGAAAGTCAAACATCATGCAGTGAACAAATCCAGGATCACTCACAAAGCAGATCTCTTGTTGGTTCACTGACACAGGTAGATGGGCAGGTGTCTACAACCCCACTAGAAATGAACCAGTCAGAAGTTGATTGCAAGTCTCATGAGGAATTTGGTGATCAGCAATTGAACAACAGCGAGCAGCCAAATTTGAAAGTGGACTTCACAGAAGGTGCTGGTATTTCTGTATTGCTGAAAAGGTCGAACAGCCACAAAGGAACTGTAATTCAGGGCAGGTCTTTTTCTGCCTCAAGAATTTCTTATGATGATCTGTCTTTTTCAAGGGACAGTGTAACCAGTATTAGAAGCTCAACAAGGCAAGGTAGTTGTTCTGCCTCGTCATCGGTTGATTTTAGCTCAACTAGACAGACAGAGTTTCGTGGTCAAAGGCAGTTGAGTAGCAGGAAACTAGACGTAGATTGTGGATATGACTTGAGGATCAAGGCTCCTAGTGCTGGTTCATCTTTCTCTGGAACCTCAAACCATTCTCACCATGGATTAGATCTCGCAACTCATGATAATTACCGCAAAACAGAATGTCGCTCTGTGGAGGACACATCCCAAGTTCTGCAAGAAAGATTAGCTTCAGAAAATGCAGTGACGGATGTAATTGATGCATCTTCTATAAGATCAATTGTTGaggaaaataaatttgaaattgatGATGAGGGCAGAGTAAAAAGTGCTTCAGAATCTTTGAGCCAGACTGCTGGTGTTCAGTCTGAAGACAATTCAGTCGCTTCATTTCCAAATATTCGGGATTGTATTTCACATGAAAATGTTGAAGACCATCAAGATACCGAAAGGAGTGTACCAAATACAGAAACATTAGTCAAGGTTTCAGAGTCATCCTTTGATGAGAAAGAGGATGTGCAGGATTCTTTTTTTGCTACTAACAGTTCTACAATTACAGAAACAGAAATAGAAGGGAATTCTGAGAACAATACTGGCACAGTGAATGAAGATCTTTCCCAATTATCAAAGAGTTTCCCGGATGAGTTTCAGGAACCTCGTGCCCAAAATCCTTCCGATGATTGTGTTACAGCTTCTGTTTCAGAGATGAATGCCTCTGACTATTCCCATGGCATAG AGGGATCAACAGTAACAGTGGAGTGTCAAGGTCCAGGGAACACAAGAAGCCTGACACTCGAAGAGGCGACCGATACCATACTTTTTTGCAGCTCTATTGTCCATGATCTTGCATATCAGGCTGCAACAATGGCAATGGAAAAGGAATTCTCTGACCCATTTGAAGGTTCTGAGCCAACAGTGACAGTATTGGGGAAACCCAATTCTGATAGGAAGGAAACTCGCAGCCGGACCATTGGCAAGCGCTCTTTGAAATCCCACAAAGCAGCAGCCAGGCAAAGGAAGTTGGAAACTGATGTCAAACCCCCTCCGGGAAAAATAACCGAAAACGACGAAAATATCAACGAGCCTTTCATGCGGAATGTCGGCATTCCTAACGAGGTTGATAGTACGAAGCCGCCCCCCAAGCTCGAGTCAAAGTGCAACTGCATCATAATGTGA
- the LOC112715043 gene encoding uncharacterized protein isoform X2, which translates to MPASPVMRYSPGREPRTDGHKRGRSLEGGLLLREKDDDLALFSEMQTRERENFLLQLSDDLEDSFPTKLRHFSDVNLGISIPGRGQTSDLLNADGDKNDYDWLLTPPDTPLFPSLDDEQPPLNIPSRGRPQSKPISISRSSTMEKSYRSSRGSASPNRASPNRASPNRLSPSPRSGANTLQSRGRPSSLPNSSPTPISQYGTPSRRPSPPPNKPMTPASRSSITTPRRMSTGSSGHVVSSGKRGTSPVKTNRGNSASPKIRAWQTNIPGFSSEAPPNLRTSLADRPSSYVRGSSPASRNGRGSSPASRNGRGSSPASRNGRGSSPAFSRQSMSPTASRSSSSFYSHDRDQFSSLSKGSVASSGDDDLDSLQSIPVGSLDTLDSRRAGSFSTNRTPTFSKKSARIVSPNSAPKRSSFDSAFRQMDRKSPQNMFRPLLSSVPSTTFYVGKGNSAQRSLVSRNSSVTTSSNASSDQGTGFALDIEGSDHNQDDMASETDKILYPDIHEEVFAFDKIDKLNANVEHQTNTEAIDVVHNETRGLKVLGSTVSPEPVYHGGIDIVVNEGSEASLLMGDNSETGSFENTAICSHCGCSYEAPDEVEKNIGICPECRKKTRVLKAIILETALTVPEDSSGISRNRPEEEEASATTSSSNVTSKLPQETDAVNLRFPHGEQEAEESQTSCSEQIQDHSQSRSLVGSLTQVDGQVSTTPLEMNQSEVDCKSHEEFGDQQLNNSEQPNLKVDFTEGAGISVLLKRSNSHKGTVIQGRSFSASRISYDDLSFSRDSVTSIRSSTRQGSCSASSSVDFSSTRQTEFRGQRQLSSRKLDVDCGYDLRIKAPSAGSSFSGTSNHSHHGLDLATHDNYRKTECRSVEDTSQVLQERLASENAVTDVIDASSIRSIVEENKFEIDDEGRVKSASESLSQTAGVQSEDNSVASFPNIRDCISHENVEDHQDTERSVPNTETLVKVSESSFDEKEDVQDSFFATNSSTITETEIEGNSENNTGTVNEDLSQLSKSFPDEFQEPRAQNPSDDCVTASVSEMNASDYSHGIEVDAEEEP; encoded by the exons ATGCCGGCCTCCCCAGTGATGAGATACTCTCCTGGGAGGGAGCCAAGAACAGATGGTCACAAGCGGGGCCGCAGCCTCGAAGGAGGATTGCTCTTAAGGGAGAAAGATGACGATCTTGCTTTGTTTAGTGAAATGCAGACCAGAGAAAGGGAGAATTTTTTGCTTCAACTGTCCGACGACTTGGAAGACTCATTCC CTACCAAGTTGAGACATTTTTCTGATGTCAACCTTGGAATCTCCATTCCGGGTCGAGGTCAAACTAGTGACTTGCTTAATGCTGATGGCGACAAGAATGACTATGATTG GTTATTGACACCCCCAGACACACCACTGTTTCCTTCATTAGATGATGAACAACCACCATTGAATATTCCCAGCAGAGGAAGGCCTCAGAGTAAACCTATTTCCATATCAAGATCTTCTACG ATGGAGAAAAGTTATAGAAGCAGTAGGGGCAGTGCAAGCCCTAATCGTGCAAGTCCTAATCGTGCAAGTCCAAATCGTTTAAGTCCCTCCCCTCGTTCTGGAGCTAACACACTGCAATCAAGGGGAAGGCCATCGTCATTGCCAAATTCCAGTCCAACCCCAATTTCACAGTATGGGACTCCGTCTAGAAGACCATCTCCACCACCAAATAAACCCATGACACCTGCTTCTAGGTCTTCCATTACTACTCCCCGGAGGATGAGTACCGGCTCTAGTGGTCATGTAGTCTCATCGGGGAAGAGGGGGACTTCACCAGTGAAGACAAATCGTGGAAATTCTGCATCACCAAAAATAAGGGCATGGCAAACTAATATTCCTGGATTCTCTTCTGAAGCACCTCCCAATCTTCGTACATCATTGGCCGATCGACCTTCATCATATGTGAGGGGTTCATCTCCGGCATCCAGAAACGGTAGGGGTTCATCTCCGGCATCCAGAAATGGTAGGGGTTCATCTCCGGCATCCAGAAATGGTAGGGGTTCATCTCCAGCATTCAGTAGGCAATCGATGTCACCAACTGCTTCTAGGAGCAGTAGCTCGTTTTATAGTCATGATCGAGATCAGTTTAGCTCACTGAGCAAAGGTTCTGTGGCATCATCTGGAGATGATGATCTAGACTCTTTGCAGTCCATCCCAGTGGGTAGCTTAGACACACTGGATTCCCGAAGGGCTGGTTCATTTTCAACAAACAGAACTCCTACCTTTTCCAAGAAATCAGCCAGGATTGTTTCCCCTAATTCTGCTCCTAAAAGATCATCATTTGACTCTGCTTTCCGGCAAATG GATAGAAAAAGTCCTCAAAACATGTTCCGGCCACTTTTATCAAGTGTTCCAAGTACAACCTTTTATGTTGGAAAAGGAAATTCAGCCCAACGCTCCCTTGTATCTAGGAATTCCTCTGTCACTACTAGCAGCAACGCAAGCTCTGATCAAGGTACAGGTTTTGCACTAGATATTGAAGGGAGTGACCACAATCAAGATGATATGGCTAGTGAAACTGACAAGATACTATACCCTGATATTCATGAAGAAGTGTTTGCCTTtgataaaattgataaattaaatGCCAATGTTGAGCATCAGACCAATACAGAAGCAATTGATGTCGTGCACAACGAAACTAGAGGACTTAAGGTTCTTGGTTCAACTGTATCTCCAGAGCCTGTTTATCATGGTGGTATTGACATTGTAGTCAATGAAGGCTCAGAAGCTTCCCTCCTCATGGGTGACAATTCTGAAACTGGTAGTTTCGAAAATACAGCAATCTGTTCTCATTGTGGTTGCTCTTACGAGGCACCGGATGAAGTTGAGAAGAATATTGGGATTTGTCCAGAATGCAGAAAGAAGACCAGAGTTTTGAAAGCCATCATACTTGAGACAGCTTTGACTGTACCCGAAGATTCTTCAGGAATTTCTAGAAACAggcctgaagaagaagaagcatcagCTACAACAAGCTCATCAAATGTTACTTCTAAACTGCCACAAGAAACTGATGCAGTTAATTTGAGGTTTCCCCATGGTGAACAGGAAGCTGAGGAAAGTCAAACATCATGCAGTGAACAAATCCAGGATCACTCACAAAGCAGATCTCTTGTTGGTTCACTGACACAGGTAGATGGGCAGGTGTCTACAACCCCACTAGAAATGAACCAGTCAGAAGTTGATTGCAAGTCTCATGAGGAATTTGGTGATCAGCAATTGAACAACAGCGAGCAGCCAAATTTGAAAGTGGACTTCACAGAAGGTGCTGGTATTTCTGTATTGCTGAAAAGGTCGAACAGCCACAAAGGAACTGTAATTCAGGGCAGGTCTTTTTCTGCCTCAAGAATTTCTTATGATGATCTGTCTTTTTCAAGGGACAGTGTAACCAGTATTAGAAGCTCAACAAGGCAAGGTAGTTGTTCTGCCTCGTCATCGGTTGATTTTAGCTCAACTAGACAGACAGAGTTTCGTGGTCAAAGGCAGTTGAGTAGCAGGAAACTAGACGTAGATTGTGGATATGACTTGAGGATCAAGGCTCCTAGTGCTGGTTCATCTTTCTCTGGAACCTCAAACCATTCTCACCATGGATTAGATCTCGCAACTCATGATAATTACCGCAAAACAGAATGTCGCTCTGTGGAGGACACATCCCAAGTTCTGCAAGAAAGATTAGCTTCAGAAAATGCAGTGACGGATGTAATTGATGCATCTTCTATAAGATCAATTGTTGaggaaaataaatttgaaattgatGATGAGGGCAGAGTAAAAAGTGCTTCAGAATCTTTGAGCCAGACTGCTGGTGTTCAGTCTGAAGACAATTCAGTCGCTTCATTTCCAAATATTCGGGATTGTATTTCACATGAAAATGTTGAAGACCATCAAGATACCGAAAGGAGTGTACCAAATACAGAAACATTAGTCAAGGTTTCAGAGTCATCCTTTGATGAGAAAGAGGATGTGCAGGATTCTTTTTTTGCTACTAACAGTTCTACAATTACAGAAACAGAAATAGAAGGGAATTCTGAGAACAATACTGGCACAGTGAATGAAGATCTTTCCCAATTATCAAAGAGTTTCCCGGATGAGTTTCAGGAACCTCGTGCCCAAAATCCTTCCGATGATTGTGTTACAGCTTCTGTTTCAGAGATGAATGCCTCTGACTATTCCCATGGCATAG AGGTTGATGCTGAGGAGGAGCCATAA